In Desulfoplanes formicivorans, a genomic segment contains:
- a CDS encoding mechanosensitive ion channel family protein, translating into MFDVSALLTVLQNMLTLYGLKILAAIFIFIIGRWVAKMLKKLLGRIMTKAGVDATIIPFALNITYTVLLLVVIIAALGALGIQTTSLIAVLGAAGLAVGLALQGSLSNFAAGILIILFRPIRVGDYFEGAGIAGTVEEIQVFSTMAKTPDNKVIIIPNSKLLSDNIINYSMKDIRRVDLTIGIGYGDPIDKAKAVLADILAKDARILADPAPTIGLAELADSSVNFAVRPWVKAADYWDVYFNLLETIKNRFDAEGINFPFPQQDIHVYKAEPSAVTN; encoded by the coding sequence ATGTTCGATGTCAGCGCTCTTTTGACCGTGCTTCAAAACATGCTCACCCTGTACGGTCTCAAAATTCTCGCGGCCATCTTTATTTTCATTATCGGGCGGTGGGTAGCCAAGATGCTCAAGAAGCTCCTTGGACGGATCATGACCAAAGCCGGCGTGGATGCAACCATCATCCCCTTTGCCCTCAACATCACCTATACCGTACTTCTGCTCGTGGTCATCATCGCCGCCCTGGGCGCCCTGGGCATCCAGACCACCTCCCTCATCGCTGTTCTCGGTGCCGCCGGCCTGGCTGTCGGTCTGGCCCTGCAGGGGTCGTTATCCAATTTTGCGGCAGGCATATTGATCATCCTCTTTCGTCCCATCCGCGTGGGCGATTACTTCGAGGGTGCCGGCATAGCAGGCACGGTCGAAGAGATTCAGGTTTTCTCCACCATGGCCAAGACACCGGACAACAAGGTCATTATCATCCCCAACTCCAAACTGCTCTCTGATAATATCATCAATTATTCCATGAAAGACATTCGCCGTGTGGACCTGACCATCGGCATTGGCTATGGAGATCCCATTGACAAGGCCAAGGCGGTTTTGGCCGATATTCTGGCCAAGGATGCACGGATTCTTGCCGATCCAGCTCCGACCATCGGACTGGCGGAACTGGCCGACAGCAGCGTCAATTTTGCCGTGAGACCCTGGGTCAAAGCGGCGGATTACTGGGATGTGTATTTCAACCTTCTGGAAACCATTAAAAACCGTTTCGATGCCGAGGGGATCAACTTTCCCTTTCCCCAGCAGGATATTCATGTATACAAGGCAGAACCGTCCGCGGTAACGAATTAA
- a CDS encoding PilZ domain-containing protein, protein MPGSKDRRSFKRYPYKTPVEVRYENKGDIHYGQMRNYSNKGMCIETSEPFKLDNNVYIRMKEYHPGRKGVNSYEWYGGKVRWVREEGEKGMDFVVGIQFPSPMMY, encoded by the coding sequence ATGCCAGGGTCAAAAGATCGAAGGAGTTTCAAAAGATATCCGTACAAAACACCTGTGGAAGTACGGTATGAGAACAAGGGGGATATCCATTATGGACAAATGCGCAATTACAGTAACAAGGGGATGTGTATTGAGACCAGTGAACCTTTCAAGTTGGACAATAATGTCTACATTCGCATGAAAGAATACCATCCTGGACGCAAGGGGGTTAATTCCTACGAATGGTACGGGGGGAAAGTTCGCTGGGTTCGTGAAGAAGGCGAAAAAGGAATGGATTTTGTTGTTGGCATTCAATTTCCATCTCCCATGATGTATTGA
- a CDS encoding FKBP-type peptidyl-prolyl cis-trans isomerase produces MTAHPDGSRITIHFEGKLSDGEIFESTFASDPMSVCLGNHEILEKLESTIRTMDKDETRTIEVSPEEGFGEYRDDRLLTIAKEAMPPLGPITPGQEIILRTPEGEELPGIILDMDNDIITIDANHPLAGETLQYTITVVDVTPPESGPAPDKA; encoded by the coding sequence ATGACAGCACACCCCGATGGAAGTCGCATAACCATCCATTTTGAAGGAAAACTCAGCGACGGCGAGATATTTGAATCAACCTTTGCAAGCGACCCCATGTCCGTTTGCCTTGGCAATCACGAAATCCTGGAAAAACTGGAATCAACCATCCGGACCATGGACAAGGACGAGACCCGAACCATTGAGGTCAGTCCGGAAGAAGGATTCGGAGAATACCGGGACGACAGGCTCCTCACCATTGCCAAGGAGGCCATGCCTCCTTTGGGGCCCATCACTCCGGGACAGGAAATCATCCTGCGAACCCCTGAGGGTGAAGAACTGCCAGGAATCATTCTGGACATGGATAACGACATCATCACCATTGATGCCAATCATCCCCTGGCAGGCGAAACACTTCAATACACCATCACCGTGGTGGACGTCACCCCTCCGGAATCCGGGCCTGCCCCTGACAAGGCCTGA
- a CDS encoding DUF3047 domain-containing protein — protein MLNRYCRFPGLMRLVAGLVVLLSQSVGVQAGNMVMIGDFSSENLQGWEAKSFAGQTAYSFASVDGNIMLKAESNQSASGLTRKIKVDLTRTPYLNWSWRVDSVLSARNETSKDGDDYPARVYVLVSGGIAFWKTRALNYVWSSSMPKGASWPNAFLSNARMLVVRSGPAETGQVVFEKRNVLEDLKTYLHLDADQIDGVAIMTDTDNGGGHVTAYYGDIYCTAQ, from the coding sequence ATGCTAAATAGGTACTGCCGTTTTCCGGGACTCATGCGCCTTGTGGCCGGACTTGTTGTTTTGTTGAGTCAGAGTGTTGGTGTTCAGGCCGGCAACATGGTCATGATAGGAGATTTTTCCTCCGAAAACCTGCAGGGATGGGAGGCAAAATCCTTTGCCGGCCAAACGGCATACAGCTTTGCCAGCGTGGATGGGAACATCATGCTCAAGGCCGAAAGCAACCAAAGCGCTTCGGGATTGACCCGAAAGATCAAGGTCGACCTGACCAGAACACCGTATCTGAACTGGTCGTGGCGGGTGGATTCCGTCCTGTCGGCCAGAAATGAGACGTCCAAGGATGGCGATGACTATCCGGCCCGTGTATATGTGCTTGTGAGCGGGGGAATCGCCTTTTGGAAAACCAGGGCACTCAACTATGTGTGGTCGAGCTCCATGCCCAAGGGTGCCTCATGGCCCAACGCCTTTCTCTCCAACGCGCGCATGCTGGTTGTCCGATCGGGTCCGGCGGAAACCGGTCAGGTCGTGTTTGAAAAACGCAATGTTCTTGAGGATCTGAAAACCTATCTGCATCTTGATGCCGACCAGATCGATGGCGTGGCCATCATGACCGATACGGACAACGGCGGTGGCCATGTAACGGCCTATTACGGAGATATCTATTGTACCGCACAATGA
- a CDS encoding DUF2905 domain-containing protein produces MQRTLIIMGVIIVILGLAWPLVSKLPLGRLPGDILINRENVKIWFPITTSLVISVVASLIFWLMKR; encoded by the coding sequence ATGCAACGCACCCTGATCATCATGGGCGTGATCATTGTAATCCTTGGCCTTGCCTGGCCCCTGGTGAGCAAACTTCCCCTGGGTAGACTGCCCGGGGATATCCTCATCAACAGGGAAAACGTGAAAATATGGTTTCCCATCACCACGTCGCTGGTGATCTCGGTGGTGGCCTCCCTGATTTTCTGGCTGATGAAAAGATGA
- a CDS encoding DEAD/DEAH box helicase: protein MIDDYISRLKNYPSLAPDLVHHAVLPAKNAIYADPERPWHPQINAMLATLKLDRLYTHQARAVDLVRSGRHCVVATPTASGKTLIYALPVLDTLLRKPQARALFLFPLKALAQDQLKNLQNLAGHLMGLPHPLAAIYDGDTSSWHRAKIRNNPPGVLVTNPDMLHLGILPHHTTWQTFFKNLDFVIVDEVHTYRGVMGSHMAWVFRRLLRICAAYGKHPTFIFSSATIANPGELASALTGLDVEVVDKSGGPSSKRHVVFLDGQSAGASQTAIVLLQAALARQLRTLVFTQSRKMAELISVWAAQKAGKLGKRISPYRAGYLPEERRAIEADLVSGRLLAVVSTSALELGIDIGSLDLCILLGYPGSIMATWQRAGRVGRAGKTSAVILIGHEDAMDQYFMRHPEEFFSIPPEAAVINPFNPFIMASHITCAAADMPIARDEPFAESARVQTTLQKLERQGKLLCSEDGATWYAARKYPQREVSLRGSGHGFSIVDAVSGEVMGQIDKMRAFHETHPGAVYLHNTRTYVIESLDLETSTAFATPRKVGFYTRPHTSKTTEILQVRDRKSIWSTTLYLGRLRITEQVTEYEKRSNNGTFLGTIPLDLPPLVFETEGIWFDIPDRVRQSLEQDNLHFMGGIHACEHAAIGILPLLVLTDRNDLGGISIPLHPQTNQAAVFIYDGTPGGAGLCRQAFDRGRELLARTLQVIESCPCKTGCPACVHSPKCGSGNRPIDKHAALEILKRLRRGPAREPGKVNILPQDQPVHVSMPSPHPSTDHQSPREESPRHHPVHYGVLDVETRRSAQEVGGWNKAHKMGVSCVVVYDSLKKDYTAYLQEDMRSMVHHLQTMDLVVGFNIKRFDYKVLSGLVDFDFSGLPTLDILEHVHRQLGYRLSLDHLAKATLGEQKTANGLLALQWWKQGKLDRIIKYCTQDVAVTRGLYRYGRDNGYLLFTNKARQTVRLPVDWNKA, encoded by the coding sequence ATGATCGACGATTACATCTCCAGGCTCAAAAACTATCCATCCCTTGCTCCCGACCTGGTTCACCATGCCGTTCTGCCGGCCAAGAACGCCATCTACGCCGATCCCGAGCGTCCCTGGCATCCGCAGATCAACGCCATGCTGGCCACACTGAAACTGGACAGGCTCTACACCCATCAGGCAAGGGCCGTTGATCTTGTTCGTTCGGGCAGGCATTGCGTGGTTGCCACGCCCACAGCCAGTGGCAAGACCCTCATCTATGCCCTGCCGGTTCTGGACACGTTACTCAGAAAACCGCAGGCCAGGGCGCTGTTTCTCTTCCCCCTCAAGGCCCTGGCCCAGGACCAGCTCAAGAATCTGCAGAACCTTGCCGGGCATCTCATGGGATTGCCCCATCCGCTGGCAGCCATCTATGACGGGGACACCTCCTCCTGGCACCGGGCAAAAATCAGAAACAATCCACCTGGCGTGCTGGTGACCAACCCGGATATGCTCCATCTGGGCATCCTTCCCCACCACACTACGTGGCAAACCTTTTTCAAAAATCTGGATTTCGTCATTGTGGACGAGGTACACACCTATCGCGGGGTCATGGGTTCACACATGGCCTGGGTGTTCAGAAGGCTGCTCCGCATCTGTGCGGCCTATGGAAAGCATCCGACCTTTATTTTTTCCTCGGCAACAATCGCCAATCCGGGCGAACTGGCCTCGGCCCTGACAGGCCTGGATGTGGAGGTCGTGGACAAAAGTGGAGGACCATCCTCCAAGCGGCATGTTGTCTTTCTTGACGGCCAGAGCGCAGGCGCATCCCAAACCGCCATTGTTCTCCTGCAGGCGGCACTGGCCCGCCAACTCAGAACCCTGGTCTTCACCCAGTCCAGAAAAATGGCCGAACTCATCTCCGTGTGGGCCGCCCAGAAAGCGGGAAAACTTGGCAAACGGATCAGTCCTTACAGGGCCGGGTACCTGCCCGAGGAACGCAGGGCCATTGAGGCGGATCTGGTCAGCGGTCGGCTCCTGGCCGTGGTCAGCACCAGTGCCCTGGAACTGGGTATTGACATCGGCTCCCTGGATCTGTGTATCCTGCTGGGATATCCCGGATCAATCATGGCCACCTGGCAGCGGGCCGGTCGGGTCGGCCGGGCCGGGAAAACATCCGCGGTCATTCTCATCGGCCACGAGGACGCCATGGACCAATACTTCATGCGCCATCCCGAGGAATTTTTTTCCATTCCCCCTGAAGCAGCGGTGATCAATCCCTTCAATCCGTTCATCATGGCTTCCCATATCACCTGTGCCGCAGCAGACATGCCCATTGCAAGGGACGAACCTTTTGCCGAATCTGCACGTGTTCAGACCACCCTGCAGAAACTGGAACGTCAGGGAAAACTCCTGTGTTCGGAAGATGGTGCCACCTGGTATGCCGCACGCAAATACCCGCAGCGGGAGGTCAGTCTGCGCGGCTCGGGACACGGTTTTTCCATTGTGGACGCCGTCTCGGGCGAGGTCATGGGCCAGATCGACAAAATGCGGGCCTTTCACGAAACCCATCCCGGTGCGGTCTATCTGCACAACACCAGAACGTATGTGATCGAATCCCTGGATCTTGAAACCTCAACGGCCTTTGCCACACCCCGCAAGGTGGGATTCTATACCCGTCCCCACACGTCCAAGACAACGGAAATCCTTCAGGTCAGGGATCGCAAATCTATCTGGTCCACCACCCTGTATCTGGGACGGCTCAGAATCACCGAACAGGTCACGGAATATGAAAAACGTTCCAACAACGGCACCTTTCTGGGCACGATCCCCCTGGACCTCCCTCCCCTGGTTTTCGAGACCGAGGGCATCTGGTTTGATATTCCCGACCGGGTCAGACAGTCCTTGGAACAGGACAACCTGCATTTCATGGGCGGTATCCATGCCTGTGAACATGCGGCCATCGGCATTTTGCCCCTGCTGGTTCTCACGGACCGCAACGACCTGGGTGGCATTTCCATCCCCCTGCATCCCCAGACAAACCAGGCAGCCGTATTCATTTACGACGGCACTCCCGGAGGAGCCGGGCTATGCAGGCAGGCCTTTGACCGAGGCCGGGAACTCCTTGCAAGGACCCTGCAGGTCATTGAATCCTGCCCCTGCAAGACAGGCTGTCCGGCCTGCGTGCATTCGCCCAAATGCGGATCAGGCAACCGCCCCATAGACAAACATGCGGCCCTGGAGATCCTGAAACGTTTGCGCCGGGGTCCTGCCAGGGAACCGGGCAAGGTGAACATCCTGCCCCAGGATCAGCCCGTGCACGTTTCAATGCCCAGCCCTCACCCCTCAACAGACCACCAGTCCCCAAGGGAGGAATCCCCCAGGCATCACCCTGTGCACTATGGCGTCCTGGATGTTGAAACCCGGCGTTCGGCCCAGGAAGTCGGCGGCTGGAACAAGGCCCACAAGATGGGGGTCAGTTGCGTGGTGGTGTATGATTCCCTGAAAAAAGACTATACGGCCTATCTTCAGGAAGACATGCGATCCATGGTTCACCATCTGCAAACCATGGATCTGGTGGTGGGATTCAATATCAAACGCTTTGATTACAAGGTGCTTTCGGGACTCGTGGATTTTGATTTTTCAGGGTTGCCCACTTTGGACATTCTCGAACACGTCCACCGGCAACTGGGCTACCGCCTTTCCCTGGACCATCTGGCCAAGGCCACCCTGGGCGAACAAAAAACCGCCAATGGTCTGCTGGCCCTTCAATGGTGGAAGCAGGGAAAACTGGACAGGATCATCAAGTACTGCACCCAGGACGTTGCCGTGACCAGAGGGCTGTACCGATACGGACGCGACAACGGGTATCTTCTTTTCACCAACAAAGCCCGGCAAACCGTGCGCCTGCCCGTTGATTGGAATAAGGCATAA
- a CDS encoding peroxiredoxin family protein, producing MKKWWLVFCMFLFVPSAFAGGELEIGQDFPGLLLPRPSEQAMTAYLGLADGVREFNVSQIKADLIVVEFFSMYCPHCQHEAPLLNDLYDLLRKEGLDAQVKMMGIGIGNSAYEVGIFQEKFEIPFPLFADEDYIWHAEVGQVGTPYFVFVTLDQGVGKVAFTHIGRIDSASWFLMKVKKYL from the coding sequence ATGAAAAAATGGTGGTTGGTCTTCTGCATGTTTTTGTTCGTTCCCTCAGCCTTTGCCGGAGGAGAGCTGGAGATCGGTCAGGATTTTCCCGGTCTTCTTCTGCCCCGACCCAGCGAACAGGCAATGACTGCGTATCTTGGTCTTGCCGACGGGGTCAGGGAATTCAACGTTTCCCAGATCAAGGCTGATCTGATCGTGGTGGAATTTTTCAGCATGTACTGCCCTCACTGCCAGCACGAGGCCCCCTTGTTGAACGACCTGTATGACCTTCTTCGCAAGGAAGGCTTGGACGCGCAGGTCAAGATGATGGGAATCGGGATTGGTAATTCCGCGTATGAAGTGGGCATTTTCCAAGAAAAATTCGAGATTCCCTTTCCTCTTTTTGCGGATGAAGACTACATCTGGCATGCGGAGGTCGGGCAGGTGGGTACCCCTTATTTTGTCTTTGTCACCCTGGATCAAGGCGTGGGCAAGGTGGCCTTCACCCACATCGGAAGAATTGACAGTGCCTCGTGGTTTTTGATGAAGGTCAAAAAATACCTGTAG
- a CDS encoding peroxiredoxin, whose amino-acid sequence MKCCATLMICLMLIAGSVQGWAAQFPKHPVYKTGQLEPLDSVLKVQVGQMAPDFTLPSTNGSRVSLGDYRGRKNVMLSFVPAAFTPVCSDQWPGYDLIQEIFESHNTMILGISTDNIPSLYAWTTAMGGLWFPVLSDFWPHGAVASMYGVLRSSGISERAIFIIDVKGIIRYIDVHDINSRPKLQPIIEALEGLQ is encoded by the coding sequence ATGAAATGTTGCGCAACCCTGATGATTTGTCTGATGCTGATTGCCGGGAGCGTTCAGGGATGGGCCGCCCAGTTCCCCAAACATCCGGTGTACAAGACAGGCCAGCTCGAACCGCTTGATAGCGTTCTCAAGGTTCAGGTCGGGCAGATGGCACCTGATTTCACCCTTCCGTCCACCAATGGCAGCCGGGTTTCCCTGGGAGACTATCGCGGCAGGAAAAACGTGATGCTTTCCTTTGTTCCGGCAGCATTCACCCCGGTTTGTTCGGATCAGTGGCCGGGCTATGATCTGATCCAGGAGATATTCGAAAGTCACAATACCATGATTCTGGGCATCAGTACGGACAATATACCCAGTCTGTATGCCTGGACAACGGCCATGGGCGGGTTGTGGTTTCCGGTTCTGTCCGACTTCTGGCCCCATGGGGCCGTGGCAAGCATGTACGGGGTTCTCCGATCGAGCGGGATCTCGGAACGGGCCATCTTCATCATCGATGTCAAGGGCATCATCCGGTACATTGATGTTCATGACATCAACTCCCGGCCCAAACTGCAGCCCATCATCGAGGCCCTGGAAGGATTGCAGTGA
- a CDS encoding TlpA family protein disulfide reductase — protein sequence MIRSLIITMLVVGCLGWAVPDTARAEYRGTLSGEQFVDMVTQTTARVVVVNFWATWCGPCRQEFPSLMALRDQYDDKDLLLMGISLDYNAEAVRFFSDRVGFNYPIYLDGGEIASAFNVTAIPRLLVFADGKLRASHVGYIPKDTLNQVIQSLLDADAKGEES from the coding sequence TTGATACGCTCATTGATTATCACGATGCTGGTTGTCGGGTGCCTTGGCTGGGCCGTTCCTGATACGGCCCGGGCCGAGTACAGGGGAACGCTTTCGGGCGAGCAGTTTGTGGATATGGTCACCCAAACCACGGCACGGGTGGTTGTGGTCAATTTCTGGGCCACGTGGTGCGGGCCCTGTCGGCAGGAGTTTCCCTCTCTGATGGCGCTGCGCGATCAGTATGATGACAAGGATCTTTTGCTCATGGGCATCTCTCTGGATTACAATGCCGAAGCGGTACGGTTTTTCTCGGACCGGGTGGGGTTCAACTATCCCATTTATCTTGATGGGGGAGAGATTGCCTCGGCCTTCAATGTCACGGCCATACCGCGTTTGCTCGTGTTTGCCGATGGCAAGCTCCGGGCCAGTCACGTGGGATACATACCGAAAGACACCCTCAACCAAGTGATCCAGTCATTGCTGGATGCCGATGCCAAGGGAGAAGAGTCATGA
- a CDS encoding 4Fe-4S binding protein, whose product MTRRIVQILATFITNAYWLFPLGPLGIYTGKLKSVCVPGLNCWSCPAAVGGCPVGAIQNFLASIRLTWASGQYRFGLYVVGFLGIIGSLVGRMPCGWLCPFGLFQDLMHKIPSPKYGIWKPLTWIKYAILALFVIILPLVVVDEFGFGSTWFCKYICPAGTLEAGIPLLAMRPDLRALVGGLFFNKMTILILLLIWMVVTSRPFCRTMCPLGAIYSLFNKVSLFTMHWDKDACTHCKACEAICPMGVSFYETPNSLECIRCLKCYQACKFDAISFEIKGIDQPGLARNQDRRPASLS is encoded by the coding sequence ATGACCCGACGAATCGTCCAAATCCTGGCCACGTTCATCACCAATGCCTACTGGCTTTTCCCGCTGGGCCCCCTGGGCATCTACACGGGCAAGCTCAAATCCGTGTGTGTTCCCGGGCTCAATTGCTGGTCCTGTCCGGCTGCAGTGGGTGGATGCCCTGTGGGCGCGATCCAGAACTTTCTGGCCTCCATCCGACTGACATGGGCCAGCGGCCAGTACCGATTCGGCTTGTATGTTGTCGGATTTCTCGGAATCATTGGCAGCCTGGTCGGCCGCATGCCCTGCGGGTGGCTGTGTCCCTTCGGGTTGTTCCAGGATCTGATGCACAAGATTCCTTCCCCGAAATACGGGATCTGGAAACCCCTGACATGGATCAAATACGCGATCCTGGCCCTGTTCGTGATCATCCTGCCGCTGGTTGTGGTGGATGAATTCGGTTTTGGTTCCACCTGGTTTTGCAAATATATCTGTCCGGCAGGCACGCTGGAAGCGGGTATTCCCCTTTTGGCCATGCGACCGGACCTGAGGGCCCTGGTGGGTGGACTTTTTTTCAACAAAATGACCATCCTGATCCTGCTTCTGATCTGGATGGTCGTTACCAGTCGGCCCTTCTGCCGAACCATGTGTCCTCTGGGGGCCATCTATTCCCTGTTCAACAAGGTCAGCCTCTTTACCATGCATTGGGACAAGGACGCGTGCACCCATTGCAAGGCCTGTGAAGCCATCTGCCCCATGGGGGTCAGCTTTTACGAGACCCCCAACAGCCTGGAATGCATCCGATGTCTCAAATGCTACCAGGCGTGTAAATTCGATGCGATTTCCTTTGAGATCAAGGGGATCGATCAACCCGGCCTCGCCCGCAACCAAGACAGACGGCCCGCGTCCCTTTCGTGA
- a CDS encoding CD1871A family CXXC motif-containing protein — MPNRSTLISYLVLFFFLVLFILGINLGEVDSVFEKGVAICLSCIGIG, encoded by the coding sequence ATGCCCAACCGTTCAACGTTGATCTCCTACCTTGTGCTGTTCTTCTTTCTGGTTCTTTTCATCCTTGGCATCAATCTCGGGGAAGTGGACAGCGTCTTTGAAAAGGGCGTGGCCATCTGCCTGAGTTGCATCGGGATAGGGTGA
- a CDS encoding YgiQ family radical SAM protein, protein MSSLFSQSPSLEQPRFVPMTRVEMDRLGWDELDVLLVSGDAYVDHPSFAMALLGRLLIAHGFRTGIVTQPRWDTTRDLLVMGRPRLFAGIGAGALDSMLAHYTAFRKKRSDDAYTPGGLAGARPNRACIVYTNLVHRAFPGLPVVLGGIEASLRRITHYDFWSDKLRKPIILDAKADMVVYGMGERALVKIARQLEQGVDPSGICGTVMVDEPVPEGVECEELPSHEAMLADPFLLMQATLTMERLVHQGNKWATQKVGNRTVVLAPPAAPLQQEEMDGLYALPYARKAHPLYSKNIPAEAMIRDSITSHRGCGGGCSFCTLALHQGRRISSRSRASIMHEVDRMARMPGFKGNISDVGGPSANMWGGWCTRTKGPCQRSSCMTPTLCSHFRVDQKAHLDLLRSVRQRRGIRNVRVASGVRFDLALKDLQALTGYLDDFVGGQLKIAPEHVCDHILRLMRKPGHVLFERFLDIFARQAARAGKKQYVIPYLMSGFPGTTDKDMHALALWLAKRGWRPRQVQCFIPIPGAVATAMFYTRRAPDGTRIPVATTDAERIRQHRILVPSQPSDRRMHKHTPGSACKARTKRPRHHLRGKGTPR, encoded by the coding sequence ATGTCCTCTCTTTTTTCGCAATCCCCTTCCCTTGAGCAACCCCGATTTGTGCCCATGACCCGGGTGGAAATGGACCGGCTTGGCTGGGATGAACTTGATGTTCTGCTGGTCAGCGGTGATGCCTATGTGGATCACCCTTCCTTTGCCATGGCCCTGCTCGGGCGTCTTCTCATTGCCCATGGTTTCAGAACCGGAATTGTCACTCAGCCCAGGTGGGACACCACCCGGGATCTGCTTGTCATGGGCCGGCCACGGCTGTTTGCCGGTATTGGGGCCGGTGCCCTGGATTCCATGCTCGCTCATTACACGGCCTTTCGCAAGAAACGCTCCGACGATGCCTATACGCCAGGAGGTCTGGCCGGTGCCCGACCCAACCGGGCGTGCATCGTATACACCAATCTCGTGCATCGGGCATTTCCCGGACTTCCTGTTGTGCTGGGCGGCATTGAGGCTTCTTTGCGGCGCATCACCCATTATGATTTCTGGTCCGACAAATTGCGTAAACCCATCATTCTTGATGCCAAGGCAGACATGGTTGTCTATGGCATGGGTGAACGAGCCCTGGTGAAGATTGCCCGGCAGCTCGAGCAGGGGGTTGATCCTTCAGGGATATGCGGGACGGTCATGGTTGATGAGCCCGTGCCCGAGGGGGTGGAGTGTGAGGAACTGCCCTCTCACGAAGCCATGCTCGCGGATCCGTTCTTGCTGATGCAGGCAACATTGACCATGGAACGGCTGGTTCATCAGGGCAACAAATGGGCCACTCAAAAGGTCGGCAATCGCACCGTGGTGCTGGCGCCACCTGCAGCTCCTCTGCAGCAGGAGGAAATGGATGGGCTCTACGCCCTGCCTTATGCCAGAAAGGCCCATCCTCTGTACTCGAAGAACATTCCGGCCGAGGCCATGATCAGGGATTCCATCACCAGTCATAGGGGGTGCGGCGGGGGGTGCTCGTTTTGTACCCTGGCATTGCATCAGGGGCGGCGAATTTCCTCTCGCAGCCGTGCATCCATCATGCACGAAGTCGATCGCATGGCCAGGATGCCCGGATTCAAGGGAAACATTTCCGATGTGGGCGGGCCAAGCGCCAACATGTGGGGAGGGTGGTGCACCCGGACAAAGGGGCCGTGCCAGCGTTCCAGCTGTATGACCCCGACCCTGTGTTCCCATTTCCGGGTGGATCAGAAGGCCCATCTTGATCTGCTTCGGTCGGTGCGACAACGTCGCGGCATCCGCAATGTTCGCGTGGCCAGCGGGGTGAGGTTCGATCTCGCCCTTAAGGACCTGCAGGCCCTGACCGGCTATCTGGATGATTTTGTGGGGGGGCAGCTCAAGATCGCCCCCGAACATGTCTGCGACCATATCTTGCGGCTGATGCGCAAGCCAGGACATGTCCTGTTCGAGCGTTTTCTGGATATTTTTGCACGGCAGGCTGCCAGGGCAGGGAAAAAGCAGTATGTGATTCCCTATCTCATGAGCGGTTTTCCCGGTACAACGGACAAGGATATGCACGCCTTGGCCCTTTGGCTTGCCAAGCGGGGCTGGCGACCCCGACAGGTGCAATGTTTCATTCCCATTCCCGGTGCTGTTGCAACGGCCATGTTCTACACCCGGCGTGCCCCAGACGGCACCCGGATCCCTGTTGCCACAACCGATGCCGAGCGTATCCGGCAGCATCGCATTCTGGTTCCTTCCCAACCATCAGATCGCCGCATGCACAAGCATACCCCCGGTTCAGCCTGCAAAGCACGCACAAAACGTCCACGGCATCACCTTCGTGGCAAGGGCACACCCCGTTGA